Part of the Microcebus murinus isolate Inina chromosome 19, M.murinus_Inina_mat1.0, whole genome shotgun sequence genome, ATCCACCTCtactttgcagataaggaaactgaggccaaaagGCTTAGGAAGCCTGCTGACACAGTAGGACTGTGGGTCTCACACCTGTCACTGCAGTCACTGTGCCaagctgcctccctcctgccctgtgccCTATCCCGCTCACCATCTTGTCTCTGAAAGTTCCCAGGACACGTCTAGGGGTGTGGGGCTTCCTAGCTTTTCCCCAGGGCCGCATTCTTTTCCTGGAGCCCTGTGGGGACAGCTCGGTGGCCCTGCAGGCCTGGGCGGCCCCTCGGAGATGGCTCCTGGGCGCGGGGGCTCACCTAGCTCAGTGGTGAACAGCCGGCACGTCTCTGGGTTGCGGATGGTGAAGGCAATGTAGACGTCAGGAGCCCGCTGGTCGCTCCGGCAAGTGGAGAGCCTCCGCAGGACCCCGACCAGCGACAGGATGACGTCTGGGCAGTACAGCACGTCTACGGGGAACAGCCTTAGGTTATGGAAAGGTACCACCAGGAGGGATAGGGCTGTGCTGACCGCAGCAGGTCTGGAAGCTGCAGTGACATTACATTTCAGCTATTAGAGGGAAAGGGAATTACTCGGGTGGAAAAGGAAAACCCTTAGGAGAGAGAAAGCTGCTAAAGACACtgcaacaaatgaaaaaatatccccACTCACTGGAGttcctcttaaaaaaatatcaacTCTTTGCCTCCTGGCCTATTTAGAAGACGCGTAATGGAGCAGAACCCGCCTCCCGCCTTGGACTTTCCGTTCCCAGCCCCTGCTGATGTGTGAGCGGCTGGCAGGGGCACGGCTGCGTCCCTGCTGTGGGGCTGTGCGTTTCCGGGCTGGGCCCCGACAGGGCAGAGCACTGCTGACCAGCAAGGGGGCTGGGTGAGCTCAGCAGGCGACAAGGGGCCTTTGGTGGCCCAGCCAAACACCGCCCTCTCTCAGGGACCGTCCTTGTACCAGAAGTGTCTCTGCGGTCTTGTGGTCTCTGAAGGGCGTGGGGCGTGGACCTGAGATGCAGACGGCCAGGGCCACACAGACGGGTGACAACAACATTAGGGCAGCACAGCCATGCACGGAGCCAGCACTgacgggggcggggcgggggggggcactCAGCTCTCATTTCCTGACAGCCTGGCCGCTGCAGTCCCACCCGAGGCCTgcccaggactgggtgctggTGACATGCGGAGGAATCAGACCAGTCCTGGGAGAACTGTGCTGTCCTCTGTGGCCCTGGAAGAATCAAGGGCTGCCACGGCCACTTCTGCCCCGCATCTGAAGACCTGGAGGAGGTGGGGCAGCCTCGCCTGACACGTGGGGTGAGACACCCACGTCTCAGAGGGGCTCCATTTGGTCCTGGGCAGGAACTGGACGCTCCCGCGGGCTGCTGGGCAGGAGATGGAGTGCGTCCGCTCGGCTGTGGCCTGGCTAATGGGGCAGACTGGGCTGGCGCCTGGGGCCTGTTCTGTTCCTCTGCTGCCTTGCTGGGAAAAGCCAGGGCTCATTTACTGGATGGAACCATCACGTCTGTCCCCAACAAGAGGGCTGTGTCTTCAGGTCATGTTAAGAGGCACATCCCAGTGCTCTGAtgtcccctgcagccccaggatGACTCTTCTGGAAGCCCTGTCATTTCCCTGCCAGGCAGCATCCACTGCTCCTTTTCCCCGGAGCCGAGCTCAGCCTGCCCGGGCTGGGCATTACCTGCTGCGATTACGACGTCTGGGTGGAAGGCGGAGAGCTGAGGGACCATCGCCACGTCCCAGTCCAGATGGGCCACTGTCACCCTGGGGCTCTGTGAGGTGGTGGTGATGTCTGGCTCTAACGACAAGCCGTTGAGAAGGATGTTCCCTCGGAGCTGCTCAAGGACACGGCTGTGACAGTCGCTGAAGATGTAGGCTCTGGGACGGCACGTCTTGCAGATGGCCAGGCCCGTGAGGCCAGCTCCGCTGCCGAGCTCTAGCACAGTCCTGCAAGGGAGGACGTCCACTACTGGGCCACGGCAAGCCTGCCTTGgtgccctgccctgtgccccccAAGGTCACCTATCAGTGAATGCTGCTGGGTTCTCTATGGCCCATTCCGCGAGGTAGAGGGCGGCGTCCCACGTGACCAGGCCGGTGGTGCCGTGGGAGACGAAGGCTGTGCTCTCAGAGAGCGTGACCGGGTCCCCCGAAGGCTGCACGGAGAGACGGGACAGAATGGATCCAGCCACAGAACCAAGTAGCTGGTGTTTAGCAGAAAACAGCCACGGGGGAGGGGGTGGCTACATACACTGATGGGGCCAGGCCAGGGACACCACTCAGCAAGCAGAAGGGACCGACTACGAAAACCCGCAACGGCTTGGACGGGTTCGAGGGCACTGTtcgagtgaaagaagccagtctcagGTCACACCCTGCCCGATCCCCTTCACCCAACATCCTGAAGTGGCAGAATCGCAGCGATGGAGCACATCCTCGtggccaggggtggtggccgCAGGGGAGGGTGTGGCTACAAAGGGGTGGCTGCCTTGTGATGATTCAGTGACCTGTACATTTCCTTGGTGTGGTTTTCCAcatccatgttttattttataacaacaggttaaaacacaaacaaaaagaagaccCCAGCTGGGAGcaatagctcacgcctgtaacccaagcactctgtgaggctgaggtgggaagatcacttgaggccaggagtctcagtaacatagcaagaccctgttttctACAATCGATCAATCAACCAATAAATATTGCAGAAtcgagtcaggatttgaacccacggGAGGCTGACTGGAGCCTGTGTTCTAACTTGTCTGTGGAGGACAAGTCTGGCCTGTGGGGAGAAGTGCACACGTCTCATACCAGCAGATAGCTCCGGTGGCCTTGGGTGGACTCGCGGGCGGTCAGGACCTCTGCCAGTGCCTCGTACAGCTCATCCAAAGGCTCTGGGTGGGCAGCCTCATGCTGGGGGCAGACGAAACAAGAGCTTCAGCCAAGAGGATTAAGCTGATcttcataaacaaaaacaaaggttCTGCCTGTTTGCTTTTGTTCTGATCTGTAAAAATGGCTGGATGATTTTCGCCACATTTGGAGGAGGTATTTAGGATGGAATGACGTAATATGGGTCAATATGCTGGGCGTAacggtgtgtgcctgtagtcccagctacttgggatgctgaggcaggaggatcacttgagcccaggagtccagcctgagcaacacagtgagaccccatctcttaaagaAACATTAATTTGGTGGGGGGACCTGCGGGGGTACCTCAAAGAGAGGTGTAGAGAGGTCAGGGTTAGGTACAGTCTAGGGCAGGGATCCCACAAGAGCCGACAAGTGCCGAGACAGAGCGCTCTGCTCTGTTTATACCAGCTGTCCTGGACGGAGAAGACAAACGGTGCGTTGAAGGGAGCCCCAGGCAAAGCCACAGGGACATCACTCCACACTGTGGCTTTTGCGAAGTCACTTAGTGGGCAGCCCCTGGCCACCATCTCCTGGTGGTGCTGGGGAGGCCTGCTGGTGACCAAGGACTGTGGGAAGGGGCTACCACAGAAGCGGGATTATTTATTTGCTAAACCTGGGCAAGGTGTGGCCCCTTCGTCCAGTCCCGCAACAGCAGTTCTGAAGTGACCACTGAGGATCACTTCTCTGACGTCAGTGTCAAACCCAGTAGGGTTGGGCTCATTCTTCAAATCCACCCTGTATCATTCAGGGCAAGAGCCCAGCCCAGCTACATCAGTGGGGAGAATCTGACAAGCGGAGCGAGTTACGAAAGTACTGCAAGAGCTAAAACTTCCCACGAGCAGCTGGGGCGATGCAGAGCCCGGCAAGAGCAGGAGACTGTCAGAGCGCTTGAGCTGGCAGGACAGGGTAGAAGCGAGGTTTGCAGCACCCTGGGGCGGGGCTGCCTGGCAGGAAAGAGACTCCTACCCACTCTTGCACGGTGGGAGCTAGGCCCCATGGAGAGGTGGTGGCTGGGGAGCCCCAGGAaccagagagagggagacaggccCCGGCCgccgcctcccctccccgcacTGCCTCCCTTGGTAAAACCCAGATGGCAGCCCGCTGTCCGGGCAGGCTCCTGCCACACGGGCGGTTTGCAAAGCAGGCAAAGGGTGTGGGAAGGACCTGGGCTCCGGCAGGCAAGGAGCCCCCTTCTGGGGAGCCAGCCAAGTCCCTGCTTGGCTGCCACGCTGTCTGGCTTCCGGCTGGTCACTGCCAGTGACTGACCTTTTTGATGAGCTCAGAGAGAAAGCACCGGGCGTACTTCACTGCCGGCGGGTGCTTCACACACACAGGATGTTTCACAGTCTGCAACAAAGCACAGAATGTTCTGGAGAGACCCTCACAGTCAGTCTTAAAATGTAAGCCTTTTCCTAAAAGAGTTCCCACGGCAGTGGCACAGGCTGCGGCAGGGTTTCTGGTGCTCGTTTTGGGCAGGAACTCAGGGCACATgggccccagctccctccctcccagggtggCCAGTGTGAACTAGGGTGTGCAGTGACGGCAGTAGGCAGTCGTCCATGGTCTGGCTCCATGGAAGAGGCAGGAGCCCAAAtggtgggaaggtgggaaggcCTGCTCGGCACCTGCCCTCTAGAAGCCTGAGTCCCTGGGTatgggtggaggggaagggggctCTCAGGGTGACACTGCAGCTGGAGCCCAGAGAAGCCAAGCACAGgagttccaggcagaggcaacagCTCTGAGGTGGCCAAGGCCTGGCATTTTGGAAAGGGGGGCAGAGCAACTAGAGCCGTgtaggcagggacaggtggggaaACGTGCAcctggagggagaaggggagagggtcaCTAGGGCCTGCTGGCCAGGAGGGATGCAGACCTTACCCAAGGGCGCCCCACACAAGACCTCCAGGGGCTTTCTAGTTGGCCTGCGCTCGGTTTTAAAGCAGCTCACCCTATATTTTGTGCTCCTCCAACTTCGAGGGTGAGGCTCAGAGTGGAATCAGCAGGCTGCAAGACAAGCCCAGGTACTGCTGTGCTCACAGCCAGAACCACCCGGTTGCCCTGAAAGTCTTCCTGTGACAGGGGCATCTTTTCCATGTGGAGAATCTCGGTTCACCCTCCAGCACAGGAATTCCTAATCTGGGCTCTGCGGATGGGCTTGGTGGTTGGGGGTAGAGATGTCTGCCCCTCCCCTGAGTCTGTATGCAAAACGTAGTCTCCTGATGCCCTTCCTTTTGAGGAGGGAGCATGTAGCTTTTAAGAGCGTGGCTTTTAAGAAGGGGTCGTGACCCTTCAGAAGGTGAAGACCCAGGATGCAGTGTGATCTACACTTGACCGCATGGCCAGGGtccggggtggggtgggcgggCCAGGCTGGGTGGTGGTCCTGCCGCTAACCTGCAGGCAGATGCACTTCAGAGTCCACACCCTGTCCTGGGGAGAGCAGAGGCCTATCTTCATCTAGAAGGGAGACGTGCGTGGGCAGGATGGgccactttaatttttctttaaatgcaaaaagaaagtCTGAGCAGCTACCAAACACTAGATGCCGTCCCCACGCCTGTCATCTGTGATTTTGATGTGGactgtttaaaaaatgttcccTAGATTCTCTCCTTCTATGcagatttttgtatattctgaCATCTTcatctaagaaaacaaaagagccaGAGCTGTCTGAGGTGCTGACACCCACCCACAGTGCTGACTTAATGTTTTTTGTCCTTCAAGTGGAGGTTTTTAAAGGATACCAGGCTCTGCTGCCAGGCAGCCCGGGCGAGTAAGGAGGCCAGGCTCTGTGCCCTGGGGACTCGGGGCATCTCACCTTCCGCAAAATCCCCAGCAGCAGCTCAGAATCTGAAGAGTTCCTTAGTTTCTCTTCTAGGCTCTGTTtggagggggtgggagagagagagagagagagatctcaagGGCATTTTCTCAGGAACATTAAACATGCAATAGAACGTGTTGGCAAAGCGCTAAGTGATCTCTCCCCGGGGACCTGGAGCCAGTCGGAAGGGGAAGCCACAGCGGCTGAAAGCCTGACCTTCAGAAGTCGTGGGTTGCACCTGGATGACTCGCAGGGAGAGTGTCAGAAGACTGACTCTTGGTTCCCATTAGCCCTGGCAGCTGAGCTGCTGCCTGGGTCAGAGACTAGCTCCTCAGCTGAAGTGTCGGCCGGCAATCACCAGGGCAGCCATGGCACCAAGTCCCCAGGGGCTTGCCTGGGACGTGACGCCCGagttaaagtgaaaataaagaatgTGCAGGTGCCAGGCCAGGTTACAGGGGCCCCAGAGTCAGGCAGACTGTCTGGTATGCGACACAGGGCAAGTCACATCACTGCTTCAGAGCTCCTTACCACGCCTTAAAAGGCCCTGCAAGACCCGGCCGGCCcctctctctgactttctcccACCACCCGTCCCTCCCTGGTCACTCCGCTCTGGCCACTCTGGCCGCTTTGCTGTTCAATGACAGCTGACTTGTCCCCACCACAGGGCTTTGGCACATCCTGTTCCCCAAGAACTTCCACGGCTGGCTGCTTCACTTTTGGGGGAGGTCTTCCCTGAATTCCCTACTTTGATGAATGGTCCCCCTACAGTCGGTCTATTCTCCATTCCCCTGTTTTATTGGCTTTACAGCCACTCTCATCTGATGTTTTcttgtgtattcatttattctgttATTCTCTGGCTCTCCCATGCAAGCTGCGCCTCCTCTGTAGTGAGTACCACTGATCCCTGGTGCCTGGCTTGTGGAAGGCGTTGAATAAACATTTGGTGACTGAATAAACATACTAGGTAACACTGAAAACGTGCATTTACCATGAGCTGGGCACTGATTCACGGGCTTTTGTCCTCAAGTAATAGGGACAacaccctatgaggtaggtatcaTTGTATCTCCCATTttactaatattatatatatataaaaaaagatggCACAGAGAGATGCagtcacttgcccagggtcacacagcatgtACGGGGTTGGACCAGGATTCAAAGCAGGCAGGCTGTCTCCTGGGTCTGAGCTCTCTCTCAACCACTGCACTCTTCTTTCAGTTGACCTCTCGGGTCAGATGTACAATAACAGTACCCACCTCATGGGTGTTTGGGAGAGCCCAAGCAAGCACTTATCACCGGCACGTGATTAATCACGGGACATACTGAAAGGAAACCTGTGGATGCTACTATGAAGCTTTtgagttaaaaatgtatatatcccTATTGGCCAGAGACGATCTCTCAGAGTGCCAAATGTTTGATGTCAACGAAATAACACGGATGACTAACCGCCACCCTGTAAGAAGGGGCAGACCCGGGCAGGAATAGGATCCAGACTGACTCATCCGGTGAGCTCACCGCACATGAATTATGAGCGAGGCAGGGTCCATTAAACCCCTCTGCTGGCAGAAGGGAGGCCGCTGCCAGGGCATTCGCCTGCGCAGGACGGCAGGTCTACGGGGTGACGGCAGGCCCCCCTTCGGCCTTGGAACCTCAAGCTGCTCTGAGATGATTTTGTCCAGTGTCTGATGTACACAACACTGAGGACGGGGCGAGACGGCCTGCGACCCGCTCCCGTGAGAGCGAGGCTTCCTGCTGTCCTGAGCACCTGGCATTTTAGAGTGGGCGagggtgggccgggcgcggtggctcgcgcctataatcctagctctctgggaggctgaggcgggaggatggctcgaggtcaggagttcgagaccagcctgagcaagagcgagaccccgtctctactataaatagaaagaaattaattggccaactaatatatatagaaaaaattagccagggatggtggcgcatgcctgtagacccagctactcgggaggctgaggcaggaggatcgcttgagcccaggagtttgaggttgctgtgagctagtctgatgacagggcactctaccccaggcaaaaaaaaaaaagaaagaaagaatgggcGAGGGTGGTTGTGTCCCAATCATCAGGATGGtcataggcttaaaaaaaaaaaagcatgaaaatgaTCGTGAGCCGTCCACGACCCCGAAACCCGGCTGGAAAGGGAGCCGGGAGGAGGGCTCGGTGGGACCGCTGGCTGCGGTCTGCCCCGCCGCCGCCCACGCGGGCCCAGCcgggcccaggccgggcgcgggaACCGAGGCGCCCCCGCGGCGCGAGGGCCGGGGCCGTGAGCCCGAGACCGCCCGGCcgtcccccgccccgccgcgAGCCCCGCCGCCCACCTGCCAGGGGAAGGAGCGCAGCGCGCGCGCCGCCAGGAAGCGGCGCTCGAAGCTCCGCAGCAGCAGCTCGGTCCCCGCGCTCTCCTCGGGCGCCatcgcgggggcggggccgcggcgtTGCCGGGAGACCGGGCGGAAGCGGGGCCAGCGCCCGGAGGAGGCGCGTCCGAGAGGCGGGCCCTGGGGCGGGGCCACATGACTTAgggcccgggggcggggctggggcggggccacATGGCTTAGGGCCTGGGGGCGGAGACGACATCCGGGTCTGGGAGGCGGGGCGCAGAGCTCAGAGCCGGCCAAGGCCAGACCCGAGGCCGGGCTCGGGAGGCGGGCCCGGGGCGGAGCGAAGGCTGGGGCTTGGGGCGTGGCCAGACGTGGGGAGGCGGAGCTTAGGAAGGGACCGGCGTGGGGTGGGGCCCCGGACTCGGGAGGCGGGGCTTTGGGCGGGGCCAAGAAAGGCTCCGGGCTCTTGAGATGCGACCCAGACCGGGCTTGGGGAGGGGTCGAGGCGTtggggagggttggggagggTTTGGGGCGGGGCtaggagcagggacaggggcgGGGCTTGCAGGAGGAGCCTCGGGCGGGGCCTAATGCGGGTCTGGGGCGCCGCAGGCGGCGGCAGGCGCCTGGCCCTGTGATCATTCTCGCTGGTCCTGCCCCTCCAGGAGGACCTTTTGGGAAGGGGCCGGCCGGGTGGCCTTGTCCGAGCCCCCTTTTTGGGAAGGGGCCGGCCGGGTGGCCTTGTCCGAGCCCCCTTTTTGGGAAGGGGCCGGCCGGGTGGCCTTGTCCGAGCCCCCTCGCCATCAGCGCCACCCCTCGGGGACCGGGCAGTCTTGCGTTCACCAAGTACTTATTAAGCGCCTACTGTGTACCTGGCGGTGTTAGGCCTTGGGCGATGTGACAGTGAGAAAACCCAGATGTGGACCCTGCCCTCCAGGGACTCGGGTCTCCCAGGGAGAAGTAGCCACGGGAGGAATTATCACACTAGTGTAAAGTACAATGGCAACACTTCCTGCTGTAGGAGTTTTGATCCTTCAGGGAAAGGAATCTGAAGGAAGAGCAGGCCCTGgctcctggggcagggctggtaCAGAGGTGGGGATAGagtgggaaagaaaaggaaaaaaaaaataagtattttagttCAAAGTTGTATCTTGCGTTGGAAGGCAGGCCAGTTAGCAGCCTGCTGGTGCTGCCCCTGGAACTTGCACTGTGCTCAAAGTCTGAAACGTTTCGCTTGGCAAATCCCTCATAAAATCCCACGTGGAGAGTCCCGGGAGCTAATTTGTTAAATATACTTGCAGAAGGTAGATGAGGAGACAGATTAAATCTTACTGCCTTCTTTCGGATGAGAAACGCTTGAGCCCTGCTCAACCATGAgaacaagagaggggaattaattCTAATTGAATGCAATTATTCTCTCATATGTGTTGTTCCCTCACCAGAACCAAGGGAGCACGAgatctgacaaaaaaaaaaaaaaagtcgtcTTTTATTCCCTGGACGCTGTCGATTATTGCTGTGGTTACTGCTGTGTGTTCAGACAGAATCAGTGGTTTCCGGGTCTGGGAGGCTGCGTACACCCTCTCAGTCACCCTGTCCTGAGATAGTCCACCGACAGTCTTCACCGGGGCTGGGGCTTGCTGGCTGGGCGGGGATGGCTTCAGAGCTGGGTCAGGGGCGCTGGTTTGCTTTGGCTGCTTTGCTCAGCTCTCTGCCTGCTGTAGACAATCAAAACCAACGGGAGCAGGTTGGTTACCTTCGTACATCCCAGGCTTATTCTGTTAACTCACGTAATAAGTATTAATTACCTTTTCTCTGAGGAGCAAAACGGGCATAGACAGTCAATGCCATGGTAAGTCATACTGCGTGATGTTATATACTAAGATGCTAATACATCTAGGCCAGTTCAGCACTTCCTGATGCCATCGTTGGGATACAGATTGAGGAAGGACCCCGTGGGGCCACAGAACTGACCTGTTCCCAGAGAAGGAACCTTTCTCTAGGTGTGTGAGCTCTTGGGAGGGACAAGGGTCGTACGTCTTAGATCTGAATCTGGAAGGAGCAAGGCActaaaagggatttttttaatgtctgatggATCTCACAGGCATTGTAAGTCCGCGTGCAAATAAAGATTAGGGCAGATGCTTAAAACAAAAGGTAAAATTCCATGTGGTGTTGATATGAAGAGAAGCATTAGGAAAATCTGAGCGTCCTCCAGTTGCAGGTTGTGGATGTGCTCAAACTATAGTAAAGATTCAACTTTGGGATCTGAGGCTTAAAAGGAAATAACAATAACCTAAGGCATTTTCATCGTATAGAATGGCTGCCTTTTAGAAATTATGCTGTGGGCATGGAAGTTCAATCAGTgcactgagatttttattttttattttttttctttatctctcttaTGGTTAATGGTTTCTGTAGAAAAGgaccaattgatttctttctaaaatgttgcTTCAGGGTGTAGAGACCTTTATAGGTCATGTTTCAACTTATagaaaatttttatagttcaaatataaattacattaaatgtggACTTTGTAATGGAATTTAAGGTTAAGTAAAGTTCCCACTTTCCTTGGGCTGTTTGTAATGAATGCTCAGGGGGCCCCATGCTGTCAAGACAGGAGCTGTTACAGCAGAAGACTGGTCAGGGACGGGCGTGATAAGCAAACGAGAGGCTTCGGTCTAATGACATAACTATCAGGAAGCAGAAAGAGGCACGCCAGGGCCATGCAATGCTTTGGTTGGCGGCAGGACCTGTGTTATGGGTTAAATTGTACCCCTAAAACGGTAAGTTGGAAGTCCCAATTCTCGACACCTGGAAATGtgagcttatttggaaataggatctgtGTAGATGTAACCAAGTTAAGATGAGTCATCCTTATCGCTGGGGACGAATCCAGTGACTGGTGCCTTATAAAAGACTATGCCCTGTGGAGACAGAGAGGGGGGAAGGTGGCCCCGTGGTGAAGGAGGTAAAGATCAGAGTGATGCGTGTGTAAGCCAGGGAACACTGAGGATCGCCGGCCCACACCAGGAGCTAGAAGGACAAAGAGGGATCCCTCTCTGCAGGTTTCAGAGGGAGTGTGgctttgctgacaccttgattttagacttcagGTATCTGGGTCTGCatgacaataaattattgttgttttcaaCCACCTAGCTTGTGGTTCTTTGTTACCACAGTCGTAGGAAATGAA contains:
- the EEF2KMT gene encoding protein-lysine N-methyltransferase EEF2KMT isoform X1 produces the protein MAPEESAGTELLLRSFERRFLAARALRSFPWQSLEEKLRNSSDSELLLGILRKTVKHPVCVKHPPAVKYARCFLSELIKKHEAAHPEPLDELYEALAEVLTARESTQGHRSYLLPSGDPVTLSESTAFVSHGTTGLVTWDAALYLAEWAIENPAAFTDRTVLELGSGAGLTGLAICKTCRPRAYIFSDCHSRVLEQLRGNILLNGLSLEPDITTTSQSPRVTVAHLDWDVAMVPQLSAFHPDVVIAADVLYCPDVILSLVGVLRRLSTCRSDQRAPDVYIAFTIRNPETCRLFTTELGGDPVGSGTSSRPAAVPLRRALGDGDSAARTVGLARASDCEN
- the EEF2KMT gene encoding protein-lysine N-methyltransferase EEF2KMT isoform X2 gives rise to the protein MAPEESAGTELLLRSFERRFLAARALRSFPWQSLEEKLRNSSDSELLLGILRKTVKHPVCVKHPPAVKYARCFLSELIKKHEAAHPEPLDELYEALAEVLTARESTQGHRSYLLPSGDPVTLSESTAFVSHGTTGLVTWDAALYLAEWAIENPAAFTDRTVLELGSGAGLTGLAICKTCRPRAYIFSDCHSRVLEQLRGNILLNGLSLEPDITTTSQSPRVTVAHLDWDVAMVPQLSAFHPDVVIAADVLYCPDVILSLVGVLRRLSTCRSDQRAPDVYIAFTIRNPETCRLFTTELGQAGIRWEAAPPHGRRLFPYEEHSEMAILQLVL